CTGCACCTGAGTGAGACTTCATTTCTGTTGTTCGTTCTAGCACTCCGCATGAGCAAGTGCTAACCCCTGTTTCTAGCAGTCTCCCCCGCCGAGTGCAAGGTACCGGACACGGCTACGCTGGAGCACATGACCGAGAACAACACTCTCACCGCAGAATCCGCACGCGCGGCAGTCGCCGAACAGATGCCGTGGCTGCAGCAGGCGCTCACCGACCTCGTCGCCTTCCGCTCCGTGCACTCGACCCCGGGCCTGGAGAAGGACAATGCCGGTGCGGCCCAATGGGTCACCGACGCCTTCCGCGCGGAGGGGATCCCGGTGGAACCGCACACCACCACCGACGGGTCAGTGTCGGTCATCGGTGTCCGCGACGCGGCCGAAGGCTGGCCCACCGTCCTCCTCTACTCCCACTACGACGTGCAACCGGCCAGCGACGTCGACAACTGGACCTCCTCCCCGTGGTCGCTGACCGAGCGCAACGGGCGCTGGTACGGACGCGGTGCCGCCGACTGCAAGGGTCATGTGGTCATGCACCTCGCCGTCCTGCGCGCACTCAATGCCCTCATCGACTCCGGTGACCTGGATGACGAGACGGCGACCGCTCTGTCGAGCATCGGCATCCGCGTCGTCGTCGAAGGTTCCGAGGAGCGCGGCGGGTACGGTCTCGAGGACCTGCTGTCGTCCAACCCGGAGCTCTTCGCCGCCGACACCTTCCTCATCGCCGACTCCGGCAACGACGCCCTCGGCGTCCCGGCCGTCTGCACGGCCCTGCGCGGCACGGCACCGGTCACCGTCCGACTGCGGACTCTCGAGCAGCCGATGCACTCCGGGCAGTTCGGCGGCGCGGCCCCGGACGCCCTGCTCTCCCTGATCCGGCTGTTGGCCACCCTGCACGACGATGACGGACTCGTCGCCGTCGACGGACTGACCTCCGAAGCCCGTTGGGAAGGACGTGGACCCGACGAAACCACCTTCCGCGCGGACGCCGGTGTTCTCGACGGCGTGGACGTCCTCGGTGCGGCGCAGGGCCTCAACCCCAACGACCTGACGATCTCCCGGCCGTCCATCACCGTCACAGGACTGGACTCACTCTCCGTCGCGGACTCCGTCAACGCCGTCGTCGCTGACGCCGGAGCCGTGGTGAGCCTGCGCATCCCGCCGGGAATGGACCCGAAGGACGGGCAGGACGCCCTGATCCGGCACCTGGAATCCCATGTGCCGCACAACGCCCGAATCAGCATCGAGCGCGAATCCCTGGCCTCACCCTTCTCCGCGGACACCTCCGGACCTGCACTCAAACTGCTCTCACAGGCCCTCGCGGACGCCTACGGCGCGGACGAGACCGCCGAGATCGGATCCGGCGGCTCGATCCCCCTGAGCAACGCCCTCCTCGAGAAGTACCCGAACGCTGAACTCGCCCTGTTCGGCATCGAGGAACCGTCCTGCCGAATCCACTCGGCCGACGAATCCGTCGATCCCACGGAAATCGCCGCGATCGGCACCGCCGAACTGCTGTTTCTTGCCCGCTCGGGGGCGCTGGCCACCTAGAGTTCACCCCGAGGTTGCCTGTCGGCAGTGATACAGATAACATCATCGGCATGATCAACACCCTTAAGCGAGTAGCCCACCCGGGTGGAGGCGCGGACTGACCCCTCCACCACGGGGAAGTCACGCTACTCGCAAGCGGTTGCGTCGGTCCACATCCCACCGACGGTAACCAGCACAAGGGAAGACCCACTCATGTTCGAGTCACAGGACAACCGGATGCCCACCACCACAATGATTCGCTTCGCCCGCCCCGACGAGGCCCACGACGAGCGACTCGCCCCCGTCTACACCGACCGTCCCGGTCTGCGCCGTTCCACGGCCGTCACCTACCGCGAGGGCAACCCGACCCGCCTCGAGAAGCGTCGCAACCGCACCAGAGTCTTCGCCGAGGACCCGTTCCGCGCCCGCTTCGGCCACCGCCTGCCCGCCGGGATGCGCCAGGAAGCACGCGGCATGGAGTGGCGGAAGTTCGTCACCACCTATGCCCCTTCGACCTACCGGGTCGAGTCGATGTCCACGACCCGACGCACAGCCGGTCGGCGGGACTTCGAGATGACGATCTCCGGGCTCCGCGAGGACGCCGGCACACAGGTGTCGATCACCTCGATGGGCGCTGCGTCGGCAATGACGCAGATCCTCGCCGACCACGGGCGACGCGTCGAGATCCTCGAGTTCCACCAGTACGACATCTTCGAGGCGACGGTCACCTTCGTCTTCGCTCAGCACCAGACAAAGAAGGTCTGGGCCGTCGGCTTCGGTGCCGACCGTGACCTCTCCATCGCCAGCGCCCTGGCCTCTGCCGCGGGTCGGCTGCACGGGTAGAACCACTGGCGCTGACCCGACCACGTGGGGGCGGTTTGAACATCTGAGACCGCCCCTACATGGTCGTAGCAGAGTGTGGTGCCGGGGCGGCCGCGTCGAGCGAGGCCATCCGGCGAAGCGCCCTGTCCCGTGCCTTCACCACCCGTTCCCGGACCATCGCCGGGGACCGGATCGACTCCTTGTTGAACCGGAGTGCCTCCCAGTCCAGATCCCGCAGCGCATGGAACTGATCGAAGTCCACATCAGTCTGACTGGCCGTGTCATGGTGGCCACCGTCGTAGTAGAGGGCCAGTTTGAGCTCCTCACAACCCAGGTCAGGAAGAGTCCTCGGTGTCCACCCGGTAGCGGCACCCGGCATCAGATCGACCCTGATCTGTGACTGCCACCGAAACGGCTGCGGCAGCAGGTCACGGACGATCAGCCGCAGAACCGTCTCCATCGGTGACTGCGCCCCGTCGTCCGCCAGCGCGAGAAGACGTTCCATGACACGGCGGTCGACCTTTCCCTTCGTCTCCTCCAGGATCTGTGCGCGCGTGACCCACGTGCACTGGCAGAACGCGTCGAGGAACTGCACGGCCCTCACCTCCTCCCTGGTCATTCCCGGAACGTCATGGACCCACCAGGTATGACGCCCGGTCATTATCGTCCACAGGCAGTGCGCTGCCGCCACCTGCGGAGTGACCACTTTCAACTGCGGGAACCTGCGGGACGGACGCATGGTCTTCAGCC
The genomic region above belongs to Corynebacterium glyciniphilum AJ 3170 and contains:
- a CDS encoding dipeptidase → MTENNTLTAESARAAVAEQMPWLQQALTDLVAFRSVHSTPGLEKDNAGAAQWVTDAFRAEGIPVEPHTTTDGSVSVIGVRDAAEGWPTVLLYSHYDVQPASDVDNWTSSPWSLTERNGRWYGRGAADCKGHVVMHLAVLRALNALIDSGDLDDETATALSSIGIRVVVEGSEERGGYGLEDLLSSNPELFAADTFLIADSGNDALGVPAVCTALRGTAPVTVRLRTLEQPMHSGQFGGAAPDALLSLIRLLATLHDDDGLVAVDGLTSEARWEGRGPDETTFRADAGVLDGVDVLGAAQGLNPNDLTISRPSITVTGLDSLSVADSVNAVVADAGAVVSLRIPPGMDPKDGQDALIRHLESHVPHNARISIERESLASPFSADTSGPALKLLSQALADAYGADETAEIGSGGSIPLSNALLEKYPNAELALFGIEEPSCRIHSADESVDPTEIAAIGTAELLFLARSGALAT
- a CDS encoding DUF559 domain-containing protein, whose amino-acid sequence is MPTTVPVVRRDLAASGNVTDWKLKREYIQVAPGLVIPTPEGYDSSAHGGFGVDCVTRAWAHHLVRPDAVLAGWAAAGVYGLRPDWCDSAPVLLLHGGTSRGSTRSMKAACHPVRPVIRPLPAGLKTMRPSRRFPQLKVVTPQVAAAHCLWTIMTGRHTWWVHDVPGMTREEVRAVQFLDAFCQCTWVTRAQILEETKGKVDRRVMERLLALADDGAQSPMETVLRLIVRDLLPQPFRWQSQIRVDLMPGAATGWTPRTLPDLGCEELKLALYYDGGHHDTASQTDVDFDQFHALRDLDWEALRFNKESIRSPAMVRERVVKARDRALRRMASLDAAAPAPHSATTM